A stretch of the Spirochaetota bacterium genome encodes the following:
- the crcB gene encoding fluoride efflux transporter CrcB codes for MKNILFVATGGILGTILRYFISKKLNILFGEIFPLGTLFVNVTGSFLIGFIYSIFEEITIPSYLRVFFLTGFLGAYTTFSTYAIETFNFIKEKEYKEAFFNFLLNNLFALIAVIIGILLSKVFLQIIKKI; via the coding sequence ATGAAAAATATTTTATTTGTTGCAACAGGTGGAATTTTGGGGACTATTTTAAGATATTTTATTTCAAAAAAATTAAATATTCTTTTTGGTGAAATATTCCCGTTAGGTACTCTTTTTGTAAATGTAACAGGATCTTTTTTAATTGGCTTTATTTATTCTATTTTTGAGGAGATTACTATACCATCTTATTTAAGAGTTTTTTTTCTTACTGGTTTTCTTGGTGCTTATACAACATTTTCAACTTATGCTATTGAAACATTCAATTTTATAAAAGAAAAAGAGTATAAAGAAGCATTTTTTAATTTTTTATTAAACAATTTATTTGCATTAATCGCAGTTATTATTGGGATATTATTATCTAAAGTTTTTTTACAAATAATAAAAAAGATTTAA